The Streptomyces sp. NBC_00510 genomic interval GCTGGAGCACGCAGTGGCAGCGGTCAGCACGGCGAGTGGCAGGAACCGCAGTCCGGCGCGGGCGCCACGCGGGAATTCGACAACGTGCACGACCATGTTTCGCGGCCTCCCTTCCGAGACGAGACTGGCCCAAGTTCCCGATCACGCCAACGCCGACACTCGCCCCGCACGGGCCATCACCCGCTCGGGCGAGGATATGCCCGGTGCACGCCCCAGATCCTTCGACAGCAGCTCAACCCATGGCTGTACTGCGATCTGGAGTCTCTGACCCTGGCGCTGTTCAGCAAGATCCGCGAAGCCCTCCTCTCCGCTCGCCAACCGATCAGGCAGGCTCGAAGAACGGCTCGGGCATGGTCTGTGCCACGGGCTCAGGCGCTTGCCTGTGCCGCGGAGGGGGGCCAGAACCCGGGTTCGGTGAGGATCCGGTACAGGAACTCCGTGGCGGTCATCTCGTAACGGTTCCACTCCCAGGTGTCCACCTGCATGGTGAGGACCGGCCATGCGTCCACCGCGCCGTCCGTGACCTAGAACCAGTCGCCCGAACGCGAGGATCCCCATGGGATCAGGCCCCCGCCCTGCCGGGCTCATGGATCCTGTACGGCGCGAACGGGCCGTCCGAACTGTCGTCGCTCTCCAGCAGATAGCGCCATTCCCCAACCAGATCCTGCACGCGGGACTCGTCGGCGCACAGCACCGTCATCTCCCGCGAGAACTCGCCGGCGCCGAAGGCCTGACACAACAGCTTGTAATCGCTCGGCAGCTCGGTCCCCAGCGCCGCTTCGATCTCCGCCCAGGGCTGCGCGACGTCCCGCACGTCCCAACCCGTGCGACGGAGAAGAGAAGCCACCCACACGACGAACCTCACCTGCCCAGCAACGACCATTGTTCATCGTCAGAACCCCGCGCGACACGAAACGAGATCATCACACACCAAGATCCACTTCAATACACGTCCAGGGGGTTCGCCTTCGCTGCCATTCGCAGGTGTTGTTGACCGGACGCAGCACGTTTGTGCCCTATGCGGGCTCTGGCTCGAGAGGTTCGCCAGAGCCCCCACAGCGGCCGCATAAGCGGGTCAGTAGGCGACCCGGCCCGAGCTGGGCCGGTCAAACTGCAGGTAGAACGAGGTGTTGTCCAGGACGTCGGTTGCCGCCAGTCCCCAGGTGCCGGCAGCTATCCAGCGCTTGCTGTTGCAGTAGTAGTTGCCGTTGCTGGGGTTGAAGCAAGTTTGCACGTAGACGCCGTTGTTGGGCTTGACGTTGATGTCGTTGCAGCTGGACGTGGTGACGGCCCAGGAGGTGGTGCCCTCAGGCCAGTAGTTGTAGGTGGGGTCGCTGTTGTAGCCCTTGGCGGTGCCAAGGCAGGACGTTGCGGCGGCACTGGCCGACGTGCTGACCGCTGCGGTGAGTCCGGCAGCTGCCAGCGTGGCGGCCGCGAAGACACTGAGGGCACGGGATCGGATACGCATGGCCTCTCTTTCTCGATGTGCACCTGCCAACGAACCAGGAGGCTAGAGGTTCGAACGATTTTCCGAACAGTGCAAGATTGGCCAACACCGAGGCGGACCCTCATCGGCGCGTCGAGGTCGGGCGCGAGAGCAACTCACCGCAAACCGAGACTCGCCGGCAGCCCGCACGAAGGCCCGCGCCGACGATCCGCAGACGTGCCCCGGGACAGGCTCGGCCAGCCAAGACGGCACAGTGGGGCACGACCGGCATGCAGTCGGCGGTCACGAGATGGCGAGCTGAGCTGGTCGCCGGCACAAGCGAAAGGGCTCCTGCCACCGCCGGGGGCGGTGGCAGGAGCCCTTTCGGCTCTACCTGATGCAACGACGACCTCCCCACTGACCAGGCCCGCCTCTGCGCGATCGAGCGGTACCTGATGCTGCAACTGGGCCAAACACGGGTCCAGTACCGGCACGCGGGAGCACACCCGGAACTCCGCGCCCACAAGGCGCCGCTCGCTGCTTGGTGGTGGCGGGACCCAGGCCTGAAAAGGATGGCCCCTTGATCCCTCGCACAACAGAATCCCGTCGGGGGCTGGCAGGCAGCCCCGGCGGAGTCCGGACTTGGTGTCCTGGCTTTCCATCACGGCCTGTCCGGTGGCGCACAGGGTCCGAACATCGCAGAGGGGGTGTGTCGCATTAGGCCGACGGCGTTGCCGAGCGCGGCGGACGTGGCGTGCGTCGGTAGCCGGACGCCGGCGTGTCGGTTGCGGCGGCGTAGCCGCTGTGCGTGATGACAAGGGGGCCCGGTAGGACGCGGGCGGCAGATCCGCCGTGCTCGTCAAGCGCGTCGTGGAGCCGTAGCACGAGGTCGTATCGCATGCGCATGGGCCGCACGGTGCGGGAGGCCCCGAGGGGCGGCGGAATCTTCTCGGTCATCTCGGCTCACTCCTTGTGGGACGGGAGAGGGGATCCCGGGGATCGGTGCTTATCGGTGCTTGTCGGGTTTCACGGGTGCCGGGGCCGCACGGTTCAGCACGTAAGCACCTTTTGTAGAATTTTGAAGATTTGCACGATATGGGATCATTGTCTTATGCCGTGGAGTCTTCCGAAGCGCGATCCGACGCGTCAGCCGGATCGCCCCGGAAATCGCGTCTCCGAGCGGGGGACCATTTCCTACGCGGACGAGGAACTGCTCCGCACGCTGTACGCCGAGCATGCCGGGCCGCTGTTCCACTTCGTCCTGCGATTGACCTCGGGAGACTGGCAATGGGCCGAGGATGTGGTGCAGGAGACACTGCTGCGGGCCTGGCAGCATCCCGCGGCGTTCGACCCCGAACGCGGTCCGGCCCGGGCGTGGCTGTGTACGGTTGCGCGGCATCTGGTCGTCGACGCCCACCGGGCCCGCCGTGCCAGGCCGACCGAGGTCGATGGCGAGGCGCTGGAACAGGTCGTGGAGCAAACGGCCGGGGAAGACGAGATCGAGCAGGCGCTGCAAAGCTGGGCGGTGGCCGACGCCATCCGGACCCTGTCCCCCGAGCACCGGGCCGTGCTGCTGGAGACGTACT includes:
- a CDS encoding sigma-70 family RNA polymerase sigma factor; protein product: MPWSLPKRDPTRQPDRPGNRVSERGTISYADEELLRTLYAEHAGPLFHFVLRLTSGDWQWAEDVVQETLLRAWQHPAAFDPERGPARAWLCTVARHLVVDAHRARRARPTEVDGEALEQVVEQTAGEDEIEQALQSWAVADAIRTLSPEHRAVLLETYYRGRTMVEAAKVLDLPVGTVKSRTYYALKALRLALQERGIEP
- a CDS encoding SMI1/KNR4 family protein, coding for MRFVVWVASLLRRTGWDVRDVAQPWAEIEAALGTELPSDYKLLCQAFGAGEFSREMTVLCADESRVQDLVGEWRYLLESDDSSDGPFAPYRIHEPGRAGA